The uncultured Desulfatiglans sp. DNA window GGGGTCATGGACCGTGTCTGGCACCTGCTCTTGCCTTCCGTCCTGGGGGCCACCGGAGGGATCGCTGTCCTTTCCCGCTATGTCCGCAGCCAGATGCTCGAGGTGGAGAGCCAGGACTACGTTCGCACGGCCCGCGCCAAAGGGCTCACGTTCGACCAGGTGCATTACAAGCACGCCCTCAGGAACGCCCTCCTGCCTTTCGTCACCATGTTCGGGCTGATCCTGCCCGGCCTGATCGGGGGGTCGGTGATCATCGAATCCATCTTTTCCTGGCCGGGCATGGGCCGCATGGCCTACGAGGCGATCCTTGCGCGGGACTATCCGGTCATTCTGACCGTGAATTTCATCTCAGCCGTCCTGGTTCTGGCCGGGACGCTCGTTTCGGACATCCTGTACGTGGTGGTGGACCCGAGGATTCGGCTGTGAGCGAGGCGCAAAACACCTGTCAGGCGGACCCCGCGGCTGCGGTGCCAGCAGGAGAGGGGCGGATCGAGGCCTTCCGGCGGATGCTCCAGGAAAACCGGATGGCGTTCGCGGGGCTGGTGGTGTTCCTCGCCTTCTTCCTGACCGCGTTTGCGGGGCTGTTCCTGACCTCGGGGTCCGACCCGGTTTTCGACCCGGCGCAGGTGCGGCTCGAGAACAAACTCCGTCCGCCGTTGAGCGCCCCCTTCACCGGGACCCTGGAGGAGGACGCGCGGCCGCCTTTCGGGGTCTTCCTGCTTGGAACCGACGATCTGGGAAGGGACGTCTTCGCACGCATGCTGCAGGGGGCGTGGGTCTCCCTGACCGTCGGCTTCGTGGCGGTGGGGATCGCCGTGGCGGTGGGGATCCTGCTGGGCGGGATCGCGGGGTATTTCGGGTCGAACCGGGTGCAGGTCGGGGAGGTGCTCTGGGCGTGCGCCTGGGCGGGGGCGCTGCTTGCTTTTGCGCAGGGTGCCGGGCGTTTGGCGCTCGGCCTTTTCTTTGCCGGTCCCGTCATCCTTCTCCTTCGGCGGTTGAGGTACCTGCGCGGACTCCTCCGCTTCCTGGAACGGGGAACCTTTTCGGTCGACACCCTCGTCATGCGGCTGGTCGACATCATGCTCTGCTTCCCGAGCTTCTTCCTCATCCTGACCGTGGTGGCGCTTCTCCCCGCAAGCATGTACAACATCATGATCGTCATCGGGCTGACCAGTTGGATGGGGACGGCGCGCTTCGTGC harbors:
- a CDS encoding putative oligopeptide ABC transporter, permease protein AppC (Evidence 3 : Putative function from multiple computational evidences), with product MSEAQNTCQADPAAAVPAGEGRIEAFRRMLQENRMAFAGLVVFLAFFLTAFAGLFLTSGSDPVFDPAQVRLENKLRPPLSAPFTGTLEEDARPPFGVFLLGTDDLGRDVFARMLQGAWVSLTVGFVAVGIAVAVGILLGGIAGYFGSNRVQVGEVLWACAWAGALLAFAQGAGRLALGLFFAGPVILLLRRLRYLRGLLRFLERGTFSVDTLVMRLVDIMLCFPSFFLILTVVALLPASMYNIMIVIGLTSWMGTARFVRAEFLSLREQDFVTAARALGIGTWRIIFRHMMPNAIAPVLVSATIGIATAILTEAGLSFLGFGVPPPHATWGNILSDGKNFIFDAPWLTFVPGVAILIVVLCFNLFGEGLREALNPKLRER